AAGCCGGGCGCCACTCTCCGGAAACCTGACCTTGGGTCGGCCATAGGTGAAGGCGCCGACCGCGATCTGCCCCGGCCGGCGCGCCAGCAGCTTCGCCAGATGGATACGCGTCTGGTTGTCGGGATTGATCCAGCGCCGCAGGAAGCTGCGTGGGCCGGCGGACAGGCCGGCCCACCAGATGGCGAGCGCACTCGGGCGCCAGTCGGCGTCCAGGCTTGAGATGTCGTGCGAGATCAAGCCGCTTGCCTCACTCGGCAGTGGCCTGCACGTCGATCTTGTCGAAGATCTCGGTCGGGTCGCCGAGCGTGATCACGTCGGCGAGGCCGAGCCCGGACGCGGTCTTGGCGTTCGCCTTGACGGTGAGCGTGCCAGGCTTGGCGACGAAGCGGGCGATCGCGTTCGCCAGCGCCTTGGCGCCGTCCGACGGGCCGAGGATGGCGGCGAGGCCGAGGCTCGCCATCATGCCGTATTCGCGCCGGACATCCTCGACCTTGCGCTTCGACTTCTTCGCCTCGTTCTCGATCAGCTTCTCGGCAAGGCCGAGGTTCTGCAGCTTGAGCTCGACATTCTTGGCGGTCGCGCCGAGCAGCGCCACTTGGGCCAAAGCGAGATCGCCGGAGAAGACCTCCTTGCCGACATTGCCGAGCACGCCGGTGGCGTCGAGCCTCGCCATGCCGACGCCGCCGAGCGAGAGCGTGCGGATTGCGAACTCCTTGCTTGTCTCCTGCCAGGCCAGCGCGAGCTTCGCCGACAGGTCGATATTGCGATAGCCCATCGCCAGCAGGTCCTTGGCGGCGGGATTATCGGCGCTCTCGACGATCGGGAAGGTGATCTTGTCGAGCGTCAGCGCCATGTCGGTCGGGATGCCGTTGACCTGCTCGCCGGCCTTGAGCTCGAAGCTGCCGAGGCCGACCTGGATCGGGGCGCCGGCCGGGCGGCCGCGCTTGCCGTCCTGTGGCACGCTCATCTGCACGCCATTCATCTTGACCGTGCCGAGCTTCGGGATGAAGCGGCGGAAGTCGAGGGTCTTGAGGTCGACGGCGGCATAGCCGAGCGCTTTGACCTCACGCACCACGCTCTCGAACGAGAAGCCGGAATAGCCTAGCGACGCGATCGTCCCCTTGGCGCCGCTGCCCTCGAACTGCAGTCCCTCGATCACCACGCCGGACTTTTCCGGCGTGGCCTCGCCGAAGGCCATGCGCGAGATGCGCATATCGACCGGCTCGGCCTTGGCGCCTGGCTTTGGCGGTGTCTTCAGCGCCATCACGAGGTCGCGGAGTTCGCCGCTGCCATAGTCGACGGCGTCGACGATCTCGGCCATGGCGAGCAGCAGCTTGCGGCTACGCGCCTCGCTGATCGCCGGATCTTCCTTGCTGTTGAGATCGCGCGAGGCTTTCTCCGATTCCTCGCTCAGCACGGCGACGCGCGTCATCAGCTCGCCCATCGGCTCGGAGGCGACACGCGCCTTGAAGCCACGCAGCGAGGCCTTGCCGGCCGTCATCTTGCCCTGTTCGCCGAGGTCGAGCGAATAGCCGTCCTGCTCGAGCTTGCCGAGGACCGGCAGCAGCGGCGCCGTTTCGCCGGGCTTGGCCTTCTCGGCGAAGACGCGCGCGATCTGCATCAGGTCGAGCGTCTCGAAGCTGGTGCGCTTGATCTCGCCATTGATCGGGCCGGTGCTGCCGCCCTCGACCTTGATCGTGCCGTCGCTCGATTCGCCACGTCCGATCCGGCCTTCGCGAATGTCGGCAAACTTGATGTTGCGATAGGTCGTGACCTGCTTCTGCGGCCCGAAATTCTGCTCCATCACCAGCGTCGGCGCGTTGATCTCGCTGGCATCGAGCTTGCCGAGTCTGGCGATGGCGCTGTCGCCGCTGCCCTGGAAGATGGCGAGGAAGCCGTCGCGGTCGAGCGAGGTGCCCTTCACCTCGAGCTTGGGGATCGACAGCACGAATTTGCCGAGGTCGAGCTTGATGTTGTCGAGCTGGAGGTCGGCGGCGGAGGCGGGGCTGGCCAGGAGCACAAGCAGCAATGCTGTCGCAGACAGCGGCCGATAGCTGGCAAGGCGTCGGCCGGGCGAAATCGTCATGGTGGTCTCCTGAAGCATGCGTCGAGGCCCGCGGGCGCGTAGCTGGGGCCAAGCCCCGATTGGCGGCGCCAGAGACGGATTCGCAGCCGCAGCTGCCCATCCCTCTTCAGCCGGAAGTCGGCACCGACCCTGCCGCAAGGCGATGACGAAAGAAAGATGGCGTATCCGTCGGCCCTGCGAAATGCTTGACGAAACGGTACCGCTTCGTGCCATTGGCCGCAGAACCGCCACGAGGCCGCGGCAAGGCTTGCGTCAGGGTGGCTTGTCTGGCGCGAGGCGCGATGATGTCTGTTGTGGAACGTTTCCTGCGCCTGGCGTCTGTCCTCGCGTTGGCCCTGGGTGTCCTTACGGTCCTGTCGAAGCCGGCGGACGCGCAGAATGCGCCTGTCGCGGGGATCGAGCCGCTGACCATCGTCACGGCGTCGGGCCGTCACGCTTTCCAGGTCGAGGTCATGCGCACGCCGGACCAGCGCGCGCGCGGGCTGATGCATCGCCAGTTCATGCCGGCCGATCGCGGCATGCTCTTCGACTTCAAGCAGGTCGAGCCGGTCGCGATGTGGATGCAGAACACCTACATCTCGCTCGACATGCTCTTCATCCGCGCCGACGGCACGGTCGCGCGCATCGCCGAGCGGGCCGAGCCGCTCTCGACCCGGACCATCCCCTCCGGGGAGCCGGTGCTCTCGGTGCTCGAGCTCAATGCCGGCATCGCCGAGAAGCTCGGCATCAAGGCGGGCGACAAGGTCGAGCACCCGCTGTTCAAGCGCTAGGATCTCTGGCCGATCCTTCCCGGTCAGCCGAGCTGCCCAGCGATCTCGCGGCACGTTGCCAGCAGTTCCGCGAGCGCCTCGCGATGTTTCGGGCGAGCCTCGTGCCGGTTCAGATAGGGCACGACGATACTGGCGATCGCCTGTCCCCTTCGATCAAGGATCGGCGCGCTGATATCGGTCACGCCGACCACGTCGTGGCTGTCCGCGATCAGGAATCCGTCCGTCGCAATCGCTGCCAGGCGATTGTCCGGGGGAACGATGGTCTGGAAGGCGAGGATGACCTGGCCGGAGGTCGAGGCGGCCGCGGTACGGCGATAACCCAGCCTCAACGTGAAATTGATGTCGCCCGGTCCGGCTGCGCTGACGATGACCACGGTCTCGCCCTTGCTGAGCACGACCAGATGCGAGGATTGGCCGATCCGCTCGCTCAGCGCTTCCAGCGCGGGCGCCGCGACCTCGACCAGGTCGCGGGCACGCGGGACCCGCATGCCCAGCTCGAACAGGCGATTGCTCAGTGAAATCTCGTCGGTCGCCGGATCGCGGTCGAGATAGCCGCGCTCGATCAACACGAACAGCATGCGGAAGATCTCGTTCTTCGAGCGCCCGAGTCGTTCGGCGATTGTGCGCGCCGAAAGCGGCGTCTGCGCCAGTGCCAGCAACTCGATGATCTCCAACCCCTTTTCCAGAGCGGGCGCCGGATAGGGACGGGAGCGGGCATCGGCGGCGGTCTCAGCCGTCATCGGGCATCTCCAGTTTGATTTATTAGCGAAGCTTGACTGCATATACGAAACCGATAGCATTCCGCTAGGTCATTGCCGCGCTTGCCGGGGAAGCAGGCGCGGGGAGGGACCCGGTCGCAGAAGCGACCGGCAACAAGGGGCAAATCTGGGGGGAGCATCATGAGACGCGGGTTCAGATCGGCGCTGTTCGCCATCCTTGCTCTGTCGGCGGGGCTGATCGCCAGCTTGGAGGCCCATGCGGACAAGCTGAGCGACATCCTGTCCAAGGGCGTGGTGCGCATCACTGTATTCGCCGATGTGCCACCCTTCGGCATGATGAATGCCAATCGCGAGCTCGAAGGCTTCGATGTCGACATGGCCAAGCTGGTCGCCAAGGGGCTCGGCGTGAAGCTGGAGCTCGTGCCCGTGCCGGCGGCGAGCCGCATTCCGTTCCTGCTCACCGACAAGTCGGATATGAATATCGCAGCGATGTCGATCACCGCCGAACGGGCTCGCCAGGTGATGTTCAGCGCGCCCTATGCCGACACCTCGCTCGCCGTCTACAGCGCAAAATCGCTCGCGGCAAAGTCGCCCGCCGATCTCGGCCGCAACCGGATCGCCGTCGCCAAGGGCACGACCGAGGACCTCGTCCTCTCGGCTCTGGCGCCCTCTGCCGACATCATGCGGACCGAGGACAATGCGACGGCGGTGCAGTCTTATCTGTCGGGCCATGCGCAACTGCTCGCCGCCAACAGCGTCGTCGTCGTCGAACTGGCGAAGCAGAACCCCTCCAAGGAATTCGACTTCAAGTTCGCGCTCCGGCGCGCTCCGGCCCACATCACGATTCGGCGCGGCGAGCACGACCTGCTGCGCTGGCTCGATACGATGATCTTCCAGAGCACGCTGAACGGCGACCTCGACGAGCTCCACAGGAAGTGGCTGGGCGGCCCGATGCAGCCGCTGCCGGCGCTCTAAGGCAGGGTAGAGATGTCGAAGCACGATTTCGCGCTCGAGGAGTTCGCGACACGGCGCGCCAGCGTCCGGCGGGCGATGACAGAGCAGGGGCTCGATTGGCTCGTGCTCTTCCACCCAGTTTCGATCCGCTGGCTGACCGGCTCGGACGCCAAGAGCTATCAGGAATTCCAGTGCCTGCTGGTTCCGGCAGCGGATGCGCCGCTGACGATGATGGCGCGCGAGGGCGAGCGGGCCGAGATCCTGGATGACGCGCTGGTCGACCGGCTCGAAACCTTCGGCGGCGGCGAGAACGAGGATCCGATTCCGCGCTTCGCCCGTCTCGCCGACGAACTCGGTCTCCTGGCGGGGCGCGCCGGTATTGAGGTGCCGGCCTACTATCTCCACCCGCATCACTATACCGCCATACGCGACCTCCTCGGTTCGGCTTTCGTCGAGGCGACCAATCTCGTCCACGATCTCAGCCTGGTGAAATCGCCCGCCGAGATCGGCTGTATCCGGCAGGCGGCGGCGATCGCGGACGAGGCGCTGACCGTCTTCGGCGCCGCCCTGCGCGTCGGGCGCAGTGAGCTGGAGGTTGCGAGTGAGGTCTATGGCGCGCTCTTGGCACGCGGCAGCGGCCTCGCCGCGAGCCCGATCAATCTCGTTTCCGGCGAGCGCTCCTGCTACAGCCATGGCGCGCCGACCAGCCGCAAGCTGCAAGCTGGCGACTGTGGCAGCGTCGAATATGGCGCGACGGTCCGGCGCTACACCGCGACGCTCGGCCGCCAGTTCTGCCTCGGCCAACCGACAGCGAGGATGCGCGAGCTCTACGAGATCGTCCGCCGCGCCTGCGACGCCTGCATCGCCGAGATTCGCGACGGCGCACCAGCCACCGCGCCGCACGAGGCGGCCAGGCGCGTGATCGGCGAGGCCGGGCTCGAGCACGGACGCGTCCACACCTCCGGCTACGGGCTGGCACCGGGCTTCCCGCCAAGTTGGGGCGAGCCAATGCACATGATCGGTGGCAGCCGCTACACCTTGCGCGCCGGCATGGTCGTGAGCGTCGAGCCGCCCGTCTTCCTGCACGATGAAGGGCTGGGCGCCCGCATCATCGACAACGTCCTAGTCACCCAGGGCGGTTGCGAGCTGCTGTCGCGCCGATCACGTGACCTCATCGTCGTCTAGAGCATTTTCGAGCGAAGTGGGCACCGGTTCGCGTGAAGAAAATGCGATAAAACAAAAACCCGGAGGATGCCCGCGTTTCAGGCAAACGCGGGCATCCTCCGAGCACTGCGGCGCAGCAAGATGTTTCCATCCTGCGAGTTCGATGCTATGGCGTAGCGCGTCGCTTCGCCTCGTCGAGGTGCTGCGACGGTTCGGCAAGTGATTCCATAGGCTTGCAGGACGTTCGGGGTATAGCGCAGCCCGGTAGCGCATCTGCTTTGGGAGCAGAGGGTCCCAGGTTCGAATCCTGGTGCCCCGACCATTTTGGGCTTTGCCGGAAGGCGAGGGGAAGCATGACGGCACGCATCTACTCGCCGACACGCAATGCGATGCAGTCCGGCACGGCCAAGACCGGCCGCTGGCTGCTGGAGTACGAGCCGGAGCGGCCGCGCGAGATCGAGCCGCTGATGGGCTGGACCTCGTCAGGCGACATGAAGAGCCAGCTCAGGCTCTGGTTCGACACGGCCGAGGAGGCGGTTGCCTATGCCACGCGCAACGGCATCGCCTACCGCGTGGAGCAGCCGCACGCAGCAAAGCGCCGCACAATGACCTACTCGGACAATTTCAAGTTCAACCGCGTCGGCCAGTGGACGCATTGAAACTAAGCTGAACCGGCGGACCCCATGCCCCGCCGTTTCCGTCAGGGCCCGTAGCTCAGCTGGATAGAGCAGCAGCCTTCTAAGCTGCTGGTCACAGGTTCGAATCCTGTCGGGCTCGCCACTTTGCCTCACTCCTGCGCCTCGTCCCGGCGCAGTTCGAAGGCCAACATCGCTTCGGCTAGCGCCTCCAACTCGCGGTCCTTCTCGTTGCTGTCCGGCGCGGCATTGAGTTCAGTCAGGCGCTGCTGGGCCTGCTCGTAGTCCTCGTCGGTATGAACCGCGATCGGACTCTTCATGATCATGCTCCTTTCGGCTCGCGCTGACGTCTTCACGCGATCAGAGGGTCAACCCTCCATTTGAAATGGGGTTCCGCGGGCTCTGCCGCCATGGGCCCCGCAATCCTCAATCCTCGCGTCCCCAATTGCGCAGCTGGCGGATCGTCGGCAGCGTCGGGCGCCGGCGCCAGAGCACCAAAGCGAGATGGCCGGCGAAGCCGATGACGAAACCGGGAATGGCCGCACCGAGCGTCACGGTGACCAGCCCCATTGCGCAGCCGCCGGAATCGCCCGGACCGCATCTCGGATCGAGCAGCATCATCGCCATGACAATGGCGAAGCCGGCGAACATCGCCAGCAGCATGGCGAGGCAACCGATCCAGATCGCCCGCAGCACTATCCTCACCATGGCGTCTTCCGGTTCCGTCTGCATGGCAACGGCGGGCGCTGTGTCGCCGCAGATCATGGGCGCATCTTGCCGCGGTCGATGCGAAGTCGTAAACGCCCCCGCGGCCGGATTAGCCATGATCGCGCCTGAAAGGCCGGGCATGGCGCTGGACGCATCCGGGTTGTGAAGCGCCTGGTCTCCGATCGCTGCCCCGCAACCTCCAAGCTCCGGCCCCTGCCGCGGCCACAAGGAGTGTCGATGATTTCGCTCGGCTCAGGCCTTGACCGGCTCGCCAATTTCGCCTCCGCGAGTCATTGGCGTGCCTGCCTGCTTCTGGTGCTGCTCTCGCTCGCCGCCTTCCTGCCAGGCTTTGCCAGCCTGCAGCCCTTCGATCGCGACGAGCCGCGCTTTGCCCAGGCCAGCAAGCAGATGCTGGAGACGCGCGACTTCATCGACATCCGCTTCCAGGACGAGGCCAGGCACAAGAAGCCGGTCGGCATCTACTGGCTGCAGGCGGCAAGCGTCGCCGCCGGCGAGGCGCTCGGCGTGCCGCAAGCCCGCACCACCATGTGGCTCTACCGGCTGCCGTCGCTGATCGGTGCGATCGCGACCGTGCTCCTGACCTATTGGGCGCTCCTCGCTTTCGTCGGCGCGCGCCTGGCCCTGCTCGGCGGAGCCTTGATGGCGGCTGCCGTGCTGCTCGGCGTCGAGGCGCGCTTTGCCAAGACCGACGCCCTGCTCGCCGCCTGCGCGGTCGCGACCATGGGCGCGCTCGCCCGCGCCTGGCTCGACTGGACGCGCTCGCTCGCATTCGTGCCGAGCCGCCATAATTGGCTGGTGTTCTGGTCGGCGACAGCCCTCGGCCTGCTGCTCAAGGGGCCGATCGTGCCGATGGTCTGGGGCCTGGCGGTCCTCGTCCTCGCTATCCGTGAGCGCTCGCTGCGCTGGTTAGCCCCGCTCAGGCCCGGGCTTGGCCTGCTGCTCTGCCTCGTCGTGGTGCTGCCCTGGTTCGTCGCCATCGCGGTGAAGACCGGCGGCGACTTCTTCGCCGAAAGCGTCGGCAAGGACATGCTCGCCAAGGTCGGGGAGGGACAGGAGAAGCATTGGGGCCCGCCCGGCCTTTATCTCGTGCTGTTCTTCGGCACCTATTGGCCCTCGGCTGCGCTTGCGGCGATGGCCATCCCCTTCGCCTGGGTGAAGCGGCGCGAGCCGCAGATCCTGTTCCTGATCGCCTGGATCGTGCCGTCCTGGCTTGTCTTCGAGGCGGTGCCGACCAAGCTGCCGCACTATGTGCTACCGCTCTATCCGGCGATCACCGCGCTGCTGCTGCTCGCTCTGGTCAACGGCGGCATCAACCGCTTCCGCCGCGGCTCGACCCTGACGGCCCTTCTCATCGTGCTGGTGCCGGCAGCGCTTGTCGGCGTGCTGCTCTATGGCACCTGGACACTCGACCGGACCTTGCCTTGGCTCGCCCTGCCGGTCCTGGTGCTCGCGCTCTTCGTCGCCTTCCGCGGTTTCCTGGCCTTCCGCCAGGGTGCATTCGAGGGTGCGCTCTGGCGCGGCGTGATCGCGAGCCTGCTACTCAGCGTCGGTGTCTTCGGCCTCGCCTCGCCGAGTTTGCGGGGCCTCAAGCTGGCGCCGCGACTCGCTGAGGCGGTGCAGGCGGTGGCCTGCCCAAATCCGCAGGTCATCACTGTCGGCTATCGCGAGCCGAGCCTCGTCTTCCTGGTGGGCACCGATCTGCGCATGGGCGCCGACGGCACGATGGCGGCGATGTTCCTGCGCGAGCCGGGTTGCCGCGTCGCACTCGTCGAAAGCCGTTTTCTCGACGGCTTCCGCCAGGCGCTCGCCACGTCGGGGCAGGCGCCTCGGCTCCTGACCACGATCTCCGGCTTCAACCTGAACGGCGGCAAGCGCCTCGACATCAGCGTCTTCGTCCGCGAGTGATCGACGCTTGCTCCGCCGTGGCGGTTGACGCAGTTTGCGCGCCGCAATGCAGAAAGACTTGGAATCCGTGACCGAACCTGCGCCTTCACCCGGCCAGCCCCGCCTCAGCATCGTCGTGCCGGTGCGCAACGAACAGGGCAATATCGCGCCGCTCGTCCGCGATATCGAAGCCGCTTGTGCCGATATCGGCGTCTTCGAGCTGGTCTATGTCGATGACGGTTCGAGTGACGGCACTGCGGCCGCGCTCGCCGAGCTCACGGCGACACGGCCCTGGCTGCGGATCGTCCGCCATGCACAATCCTGCGGCCAGTCGGCGGCGGTGCGCAGCGGGGTGAGGGCGGCGAGTGCCCCGATCGTCGCGACGCTCGACGGCGACGGCCAGAACGATCCCTCCTTCATCCCGGCGATGCTGGCCCAACTCGAGACGGCAGGTGCTTCAGCCGGCATGGTCCAGGGACAGCGCGTCGGCCGCAAGGACACCGGATTCAAGCGCATGCAATCGCGCATTGCCAACAAGGTCCGTGGAGCGATCCTCAAGGACGGCACGCGCGACACAGGTTGCGGCCTGAAGTGCTTCCGGCGCGAGGCCTATCTGGCGCTACCCTATTTCGATGCGCTGCATCGCTTCATGCCGGCTCTCGTCGTGCGCGAAGGCCTCACGGTCCTGCACCACGATGTACGCGACAGGCAGCGCCTGACGGGTGTCTCGAATTACGGTTTCTTCGACCGGCTCTGGGTCGGTATCCTCGACCTCGCCGGCGTCTGGTGGTTGATCCGGCGCCGCAAGCGTGTGCCGCAGATCGCGACGGAGGCGCGTTGATGCTCATCGACCTGCAGAACATGATCGGGACCTATTTCCACGACGTCTTCGTCAACAATGTCGATTGGTGGGTCCTGCTCGGCGTCGTCGCGCAAGGCCTCTTCACCATGCGCTTCGTGGTGCAGTGGCTCGCCAGCGAAAAGGCGCAGCGCTCGGTCGTGCCGATGACCTTCTGGTGGTTCTCGATCGGCGGCGGCTTGCTGCTTTTGATCTACGCGCTCTATCGCCGTGATCCGGTCTTCATCATCGGCCAGGGCTTCGGGGTGTTCGTCTACCTGCGCAACCTGCAATTCGTGCTGCGCGCGAAGGCGCGCGGCGAGGACACGAATTCCGCGCCGGGCTGATAGCCTGGCCACAGATGCGCACTTCACTCAGCTCGCGGCTCGCAGCCGGGCGAAGCCGGCATCGAGATCCTCCTTGAGGTCTTCCAGATCCTCCAGGCCGATATGGAAGCGGATCGTCGGTCCCTTGAAGCCGGGCTTGGTCGCGGTGCGGTAGCGGGTGCAGTCGAAGGGCAGCACCAGGCTCTCATAGCCACCCCACGACGCGCCCATGCCGAACAGCGTGAGCCCGTCGAGCATGGCGGCCACCGCCTTCATCGAGACCGGCTCGAGCTCGATCGAGAACAGTGAGCAGGCGCCGGTGAAATCCCGCTTCCAGATCGCATGGCCCGGGTCATCAGGCAGGGCTGGGTGCAGGACCCTGGCGACCTCAGGCCGGGCGGCCAGCCAGTTCGCCATCTCCAGCCCCGCTGGCTGCTGCTCCTTGAGTCTGATGGCGAGCGTGCGGATGCCGCGCAAGGTCAGATAGGCGTCCTCGGCGGCGATGATTATGCCGAGCGCGTTCCAAGTCTGGTGGAGTTGATCGTAGAGCTCTGGCGTACGGGCCGACACCGTGCCGATCAGCACGTCTGAATGCCCGGCATAGTATTTAGTCCCGGCTTGGACCGAGACGTCGACACCGAATTTGTGAGCATCGAAAAAGAGCGGCGTCGCCCAGGTATTGTCCATCATCACCATGATGTCCCGGGCATGGGCCGCGGCGACGATCGCCGGGATGTCCTGGACCTCCAGGGTCTGCGATCCTGGCGACTCGGTCCAGACGGCTCTGGTGTTCGGCTTGAACAAGGCGGCGATGCCTTCGCCGATGAGCGGGTCGTAATAGGTCACCTCGACGCCGTAGCGCGGCAGCATCCGTTCGCAGAAATTGCGCATCGGATGGTAGACGCTGTCGGTCACGAGAAAGTGGTCGCCGGCGGTCAGGAAGGCGAGGGTGGGCAGGGTGCAGGCGAGCAGGCCGGACGAGCAGGCGAGCACGCCGGCACCGCCCTCCATGGTGTGGGCCGCGGCGAGCGAGGCATCGATCGTCGGGCTGCCGGAGGTGCCATAGCTGTAACGCGCCTTGCGGACCAGAAAGTCCTCGGTGTTGGGGTAGATAACGGTAGAGCCGCGCACGATCGGCGGGTTGACGAAGCCGTAGCTGTCGGTGGAGTCGCGGCCGGCGAGGACGAGACGGGTTTTTCGCGCAGGCGCGCGAATTCGGGCTTCGACAGCTTTTTCATGGGGCCGGAGTGGTGCGTGGGGAAGGGATGGGTTGTGGTCGCACTTGACCACCTCCGGAAAGTCGCATGTGATGCCTGCAGTGAAAAGAGGCAGGCGCACGGGGAGCCCTTGCTTGACGCTCATGAGCGGCTCTGGCAATCGACCCGAGCCGGGTTTCGCTTAAACTTTCGGCATCGAAACGAGGCATCAAGTCTCGACGATGCGGTGACCGGCAGGTTCCGGCCGGCAGACGCCGGCGGGGCAACATTGGGAGAGATCAGAATGAAGAAATTCATGGCAGCCGCTGTCGCCGGCCTCGGCTTCGCGCTGGCGGCGGCGAGCGCCCAGGCGCAGGCGCCGCAAACACTTGCTCAGGTCAAGAGCCGCGGCATCCTGAACTGCGGCTCCAACACCGGCCTCGCCGGCTTCGGCGTGCCGGATGGGCAGGGCAACTGGACCGGCCTCGATGTCGATTACTGCCGTGCCATCGCAGCGGCGATCTTCAACGACCCGACCAAGGTGAAGTTCATCCCGCTCTCGGCCAAGGACCGTTTCACGGCCCTGCAGTCGGGCGAAGTCGACGTGCTCGTGCGCAACTCGACCTGGACGATGTCGCGTGACACCGCACTCGGCCTGCTGTTCACCGGCGTGAACTACTATGATGGCCAGGGCTTCCTGGTCCGCAAGAAGCTCGGCGTGAATTCAGCGCTGCAGCTCAATGGCGCCTCGGTCTGCACCCAACAGGGCACCACCACCGAACTCAACCTCGCCGACTTCTTCCGCGCCAACAACCTGAAATACGAAGTTGTCGCTTTTGCCTCGGCCGACGAGACCGTCAAGGCCTATGATTCCGGCCGCTGCGACGCCTTCACCACCGACGCTTCCGGCCTCTATGCCGAGCGCCTGAAGCTGACCGCGCCGGACGATCACATGGTCCTGCCCGAAATCATCTCGAAGGAGCCGCTCGGCCCGTCGACCCGCAACAATGACGGGCAGTGGTTCGGCCTGATCAAGTGGGTGCACTACGCCATGCTCAACGCCGAGGAACTTGGCGTGACCAAGGCGAATGCCGACGAGATGCTGAAGTCGAGCAACCCTGAGATCAAGCGTCTGCTCGG
This sequence is a window from Bosea vestrisii. Protein-coding genes within it:
- a CDS encoding DUF192 domain-containing protein — translated: MMSVVERFLRLASVLALALGVLTVLSKPADAQNAPVAGIEPLTIVTASGRHAFQVEVMRTPDQRARGLMHRQFMPADRGMLFDFKQVEPVAMWMQNTYISLDMLFIRADGTVARIAERAEPLSTRTIPSGEPVLSVLELNAGIAEKLGIKAGDKVEHPLFKR
- a CDS encoding IclR family transcriptional regulator, which produces MTAETAADARSRPYPAPALEKGLEIIELLALAQTPLSARTIAERLGRSKNEIFRMLFVLIERGYLDRDPATDEISLSNRLFELGMRVPRARDLVEVAAPALEALSERIGQSSHLVVLSKGETVVIVSAAGPGDINFTLRLGYRRTAAASTSGQVILAFQTIVPPDNRLAAIATDGFLIADSHDVVGVTDISAPILDRRGQAIASIVVPYLNRHEARPKHREALAELLATCREIAGQLG
- a CDS encoding transporter substrate-binding domain-containing protein; translated protein: MRRGFRSALFAILALSAGLIASLEAHADKLSDILSKGVVRITVFADVPPFGMMNANRELEGFDVDMAKLVAKGLGVKLELVPVPAASRIPFLLTDKSDMNIAAMSITAERARQVMFSAPYADTSLAVYSAKSLAAKSPADLGRNRIAVAKGTTEDLVLSALAPSADIMRTEDNATAVQSYLSGHAQLLAANSVVVVELAKQNPSKEFDFKFALRRAPAHITIRRGEHDLLRWLDTMIFQSTLNGDLDELHRKWLGGPMQPLPAL
- a CDS encoding M24 family metallopeptidase, whose translation is MSKHDFALEEFATRRASVRRAMTEQGLDWLVLFHPVSIRWLTGSDAKSYQEFQCLLVPAADAPLTMMAREGERAEILDDALVDRLETFGGGENEDPIPRFARLADELGLLAGRAGIEVPAYYLHPHHYTAIRDLLGSAFVEATNLVHDLSLVKSPAEIGCIRQAAAIADEALTVFGAALRVGRSELEVASEVYGALLARGSGLAASPINLVSGERSCYSHGAPTSRKLQAGDCGSVEYGATVRRYTATLGRQFCLGQPTARMRELYEIVRRACDACIAEIRDGAPATAPHEAARRVIGEAGLEHGRVHTSGYGLAPGFPPSWGEPMHMIGGSRYTLRAGMVVSVEPPVFLHDEGLGARIIDNVLVTQGGCELLSRRSRDLIVV
- a CDS encoding ETC complex I subunit, giving the protein MTARIYSPTRNAMQSGTAKTGRWLLEYEPERPREIEPLMGWTSSGDMKSQLRLWFDTAEEAVAYATRNGIAYRVEQPHAAKRRTMTYSDNFKFNRVGQWTH
- a CDS encoding ArnT family glycosyltransferase, with product MISLGSGLDRLANFASASHWRACLLLVLLSLAAFLPGFASLQPFDRDEPRFAQASKQMLETRDFIDIRFQDEARHKKPVGIYWLQAASVAAGEALGVPQARTTMWLYRLPSLIGAIATVLLTYWALLAFVGARLALLGGALMAAAVLLGVEARFAKTDALLAACAVATMGALARAWLDWTRSLAFVPSRHNWLVFWSATALGLLLKGPIVPMVWGLAVLVLAIRERSLRWLAPLRPGLGLLLCLVVVLPWFVAIAVKTGGDFFAESVGKDMLAKVGEGQEKHWGPPGLYLVLFFGTYWPSAALAAMAIPFAWVKRREPQILFLIAWIVPSWLVFEAVPTKLPHYVLPLYPAITALLLLALVNGGINRFRRGSTLTALLIVLVPAALVGVLLYGTWTLDRTLPWLALPVLVLALFVAFRGFLAFRQGAFEGALWRGVIASLLLSVGVFGLASPSLRGLKLAPRLAEAVQAVACPNPQVITVGYREPSLVFLVGTDLRMGADGTMAAMFLREPGCRVALVESRFLDGFRQALATSGQAPRLLTTISGFNLNGGKRLDISVFVRE
- a CDS encoding glycosyltransferase family 2 protein gives rise to the protein MQKDLESVTEPAPSPGQPRLSIVVPVRNEQGNIAPLVRDIEAACADIGVFELVYVDDGSSDGTAAALAELTATRPWLRIVRHAQSCGQSAAVRSGVRAASAPIVATLDGDGQNDPSFIPAMLAQLETAGASAGMVQGQRVGRKDTGFKRMQSRIANKVRGAILKDGTRDTGCGLKCFRREAYLALPYFDALHRFMPALVVREGLTVLHHDVRDRQRLTGVSNYGFFDRLWVGILDLAGVWWLIRRRKRVPQIATEAR
- a CDS encoding lipid-A-disaccharide synthase N-terminal domain-containing protein — its product is MLIDLQNMIGTYFHDVFVNNVDWWVLLGVVAQGLFTMRFVVQWLASEKAQRSVVPMTFWWFSIGGGLLLLIYALYRRDPVFIIGQGFGVFVYLRNLQFVLRAKARGEDTNSAPG
- the metC gene encoding cystathionine beta-lyase; the protein is MSVKQGLPVRLPLFTAGITCDFPEVVKCDHNPSLPHAPLRPHEKAVEARIRAPARKTRLVLAGRDSTDSYGFVNPPIVRGSTVIYPNTEDFLVRKARYSYGTSGSPTIDASLAAAHTMEGGAGVLACSSGLLACTLPTLAFLTAGDHFLVTDSVYHPMRNFCERMLPRYGVEVTYYDPLIGEGIAALFKPNTRAVWTESPGSQTLEVQDIPAIVAAAHARDIMVMMDNTWATPLFFDAHKFGVDVSVQAGTKYYAGHSDVLIGTVSARTPELYDQLHQTWNALGIIIAAEDAYLTLRGIRTLAIRLKEQQPAGLEMANWLAARPEVARVLHPALPDDPGHAIWKRDFTGACSLFSIELEPVSMKAVAAMLDGLTLFGMGASWGGYESLVLPFDCTRYRTATKPGFKGPTIRFHIGLEDLEDLKEDLDAGFARLRAAS
- a CDS encoding amino acid ABC transporter substrate-binding protein: MKKFMAAAVAGLGFALAAASAQAQAPQTLAQVKSRGILNCGSNTGLAGFGVPDGQGNWTGLDVDYCRAIAAAIFNDPTKVKFIPLSAKDRFTALQSGEVDVLVRNSTWTMSRDTALGLLFTGVNYYDGQGFLVRKKLGVNSALQLNGASVCTQQGTTTELNLADFFRANNLKYEVVAFASADETVKAYDSGRCDAFTTDASGLYAERLKLTAPDDHMVLPEIISKEPLGPSTRNNDGQWFGLIKWVHYAMLNAEELGVTKANADEMLKSSNPEIKRLLGTEGKFGESVGLTADWAYRIVKHVGNYGESFEKNVGQGSLLKIARGQNALWTKGGLQYAPPVR